GCAAGACTCATGCGTTTGACCGCTCCCCGTTGTGTGAACAATACGATGGAATCAGATTCCTGAAGGATCTCTCCGGAAACCACAAAGTCATCTTCTTTTAAGTTAATCCCTTTGACACCTGCCGCACGCGCGCCAACTACATTTACTTCATCTTCTCCAAACCATAGGCCGTACCCAAGCTGAGTGGCTATAAAGATCTGGCTTTCCCCATTTGTCACATGTACATTGATCAGTTCATCTTCACCCTTCAGATTTAACGCCACAAGCGCTTTAGAATAACGCTGTGCTTTATAATGGGTGAGTTCTGTCTTCTTCACCATGCCGTTTTTCGTAAAGAACAAAAGATACGCCGATGGATCAAATTCTTTTATCGGTATTGCTTTTACAATCGTTTCATCACCATCAATGCTAATCACATTTGAAAAATGCTGGCCCATGTCCTTCCATCTGATATCAGGCAGCTGGTGAACCGGACAGTAGATATAGCTGCCTTTGTTCGTAAAGAGCAGCAGTACATCCGTCGTATTCATTTCGAACTGATGCAGTATCCTATCCGTATCCTTCATTCCAAAATCCTGGCCATTGGAAGCGGCAAATGAGCGCTGACTCGTCCGTTTTAAGTACCCATCCTTCGTAACGGTCACATATACATCTTCAGACGCAACCATGACTTCAAGGTTAATTTTAATTTCCTCAATTTTCTCTTCAATCACAGAGCGCCGTGTGTCTGCATATTTCTTTTTCAGTGCTTTTAAGCTGTTTGTGATCACTTTTAAGAGCTTTTTATCATTGCTCAGAATGGATTCGAGCTCTTCAATTTTTTTATCTAGCTCTTCCGCCTCTTCCTTTAGCGCTGTGATATCTGTATTGGTTAAACGATACAACTGCAATGACACGATCGCTTCAGCCTGAGACTCTGTAAATTCATATTTCTCTATCAAATTGTTTTTAGCGTCACGTTTGTCGCTTGAAGAGCGGATTGTTGCAATGACCTCATCCAAAATGGATAATGCTTTCATAAGCCCTTCTACAATATGATGTCTGTCTTTTGCTTTTTGAAGCTCATAAACGGACCGGTTTGTAACAACTTCCTTTTGGTGGCCAATATATGCATCCAAAATAGCAGGCAGAGTCATCAGCATGGGACGGCGGTTATGAATGGCCACCATATTAAAGTTATAAGTGATCTGTAAATCGGTATTTTTATATAAGAAATTTAAAATGCCCTTGGCATCCGCTTCTTTTTTCAGTTCAATAACCACTCTCAGCCCTGTTCGGTCTGTTTCATCGCGAACCTCTGAAATGCCCTCAACCTTTTTATCAATGCGGAACTCGTCCATTTTCTTCACAAGGTTCGCTTTGTTTACTTCATATGGAATCTCGGTAATGATAATTTGTTCACGTCCGCCTCTGATTCCTTCTATTTCAGCTTTACCGCGGATAATGATTTTTCCTTTTCCGGTTTCGTAAGCTTTTCTTATTCCGTCAACACCTTGAATAATACCGCCTGTCGGAAAATCAGGCCCTTTTATGACTTCCATGAGTTCATCAACAGAACAAGATGGCATTTGGATGCGTTTTATAACAGCATCAATGACTTCTCCGAGATGATGAGGAGGAATGTCGGTCGCATATCCCGCTGAAATCCCGGTAGATCCGTTGACCAATAGGTTAGGAAACATCGCTGGAAGTACGACAGGCTCCTTGCTTGTATCATCGAAGTTCGGGACGAACTCAACCGTATTTTTGTCAATATCCCGAAGAAGCTCAGATGCTATCGGAGATAATCGTGCCTCTGTATAACGCATGGCTGCCGGGGGATCTCCGTCGATGCTTCCGTTGTTTCCATGCATTTCGATTAACACATTTCGCACTTTCCAATCCTGGCTCATCCGCACCATTGCTTCATAAACCGAACTGTCACCGTGCGGATGATAGTTACCGATGACGTTACCGACCGTTTTGGCCGCTTTTCTGAAGTTTTTATCAAACGTGTTTCCATCCGTATGCATCGCATACAAAATTCTGCGCTGTACCGGCTTTAAGCCATCTCTCGCATCCGGAAGCGCCCTGTCTTGAATAATATATTTACTATAGCGCCCAAACCGGTCGCCGATCACCTCTTCTAATGGTAAATCATGAAATAATTCTGGCTGTGACAATCATTAAACCTCCTCAGCGACCGATAAATTTTCATTTTCTAAAATATTGCTTTCTTCATCTAAGCCGAAAGCGACGTTTTTCTCAATCCACTTTCTGCGCGGTTCCACTTTGTCTCCCATTAACGTCGTCACACGTCTCTCTACGCGCGCCGCATCGTCGATTTTAACCCTTACAAGCGTGCGGGACTCAGGATTCATCGTCGTCTCCCACAGCTGGTCTGCGTTCATCTCTCCAAGACCCTTGTATCGCTGAATGGTATAGCCTTTGCCGACTTTTTTCAGGACATCATCCATCTCTTCATCAGACCATGCGTATTCAATGATTTCCTTTTTCCCGCTTCCTTTGCTGACCTTATATAAAGGAGGCAGCGCAATGAACACCTTGCCATGCTCAATAAGCGGCTTCATATAGCGATAGAAAAAGGTGAGAAGCAGCACTTGAATATGAGCGCCATCCGTATCAGCATCGGTCATAATGATGATTTTGTCGTAGTTGATGTCATCGATTGAGAAATCCGCTCCGACTCCGCCGCCGATCGCATGAATGATCGTATTGATCTCTTCATTTTTAAATATATCAGCAAGTTTTGCTTTTTCCGTATTAATGACTTTACCGCGCAAAGGCAGAACCGCTTGAAATCTGCGGTCTCTCCCCTGTTTGGCTGATCCGCCTGCAGAATCTCCCTCAACGAGATACAATTCATTTTTTGCCGGGTTTCTCGAACCAGCAGGCGTCAGCTTTCCGCTTAATGTCGCTTCAGACTTTTTGCGCTTTTTGCCGCTTCTTGCTTCTTCACGGGCTTTGCGTGCCGCTTCGCGTGCCTGGCTCGCTTTGATGGCTTTTTTAACAAGGAGTGTTGCGGTATCCCGATTTTCCTCTAAAAAGTAAGCAAGCTGCTCTGAAACAATCGCATCAACCGCTGACCTCGCTTCACTTGTACCTAGCTTTCCTTTTGTTTGACCTTCAAATTGAAGAAGCTCTTCGGGAATGCGGACAGAGATAATGGCTGAAAGCCCTTCCCTTATATCCGTTCCTTCAAGGTTCTTATCCTTTTCTTTCAGCAAAGCCACTTTTCTCGCATATTCATTAAATGCACGTGTCATCGCTGTTTTTGCACCAGACTCATGAGTACCGCCGTCTTTTGTTCTCACGTTGTTTACAAATGACAAGATGTTTTCAGAATAACCGTCATTAAACTGGAACGCAAAGTCGACTTCTATTGAATGATGTTCTCCCTCAAAAGAAACCACTTCAGACAAGGCGTCTTTTTCTTCATTTAAGTAAGCGACAAACGCTTCTATGCCGTTTTCGTAATAAAAGACCTCATGCTGGTCATTGCGCTCGTCAATCAGCTCAATCTTTAATCCTTTTAACAAAAACGCAGATTCTCTTAAGCGCTCAGAAAGCGTTTCAAAATTATAAGTTGTTGCACTGAACATCGTTGGATCTGGCTTAAAGTGCGTAAGCGTTCCTGTCTTTTTTGTTTTGCCGATTTTTTCGAGAGATGTAACCGGTTTTCCTCCATTTTCAAACCGCTGCTGATAAATGAAACCGTCCCGCTCAATGGTTACCGTCAGCCATTCAGATAAAGCGTTTACGACTGATGCACCAACTCCGTGCAGCCCTCCGCTCGTCTTATAGCCGCCTTGGCCAAATTTTCCTCCGGCATGAAGCACCGTTAAAATCACTTCAGGGGTTGGTTTGCCGAGCTTATGCATTCCAGTTGGCATGCCGCGGCCTCTATCCTGTACAGAAATACTGTTGTCTTTATGTATTTTGACGATGATGTGATCTCCATGGCCCGCAAGCACCTCGTCGACAGAGTTATCTACGATTTCATAAACCAAGTGGTGCAAGCCCCGCGCGTCAGTAGAACCAATATACATACCCGGCCTTTTCCTGACGGCCTCAAGGCCTTCGAGCACCTGTATGGCATCTTCGTTGTAATCAAATTGCTGTTTTCTAGCCAAACGTACAAACCCCTTTCAAAAACTACATTGTCTTTCTCTTTTTTTCAGTGTTGCGCATCAATTGTATAAAATATGTTTTATAAACCTCGCCTTAAGCCGGTACTGCTTGGACTCCTCATTATAACCAATATGTTTGCGATCGCAACATAAAGCCAACGAATCAGTTTGCAAAACATCGGTAAGTGCTGTTTTCACACCATGAGAACGTATGTTTGTTTATTATATATAAAGCAGCAGACCTTCGCAAATCGAACGGCCGAAACCCAGTTAGACAAGGTATTCAAAAAAAGCTGTTCAAGCTTTATTGTATCTGTTTCATCGCAATACGCAAACAATATCTTAAAATTAAAAAGCAAAAATCCTTGAATTCACAAGGATTTTTGCAGTTCTGCACCTATTTTGTTACTGCGTGCGCCACTTTTATGCACAGATCCATGATAACGGTTCTGTCTTTTTCCTTTAGCATCTTGTAAGCTTCATCGTTGACCAGCCCTTGCTGTGCCCAAAATACCGGAGCATCTGTCTCCAAAAACTCTTCCGCAACGCCTGGCAGCTGTTCTGAGCGCCGGAATACATTGACGATGTCAACGGGACCGTCAATCTCTTTTAAAGAAGAAACGGCTTTGACACCGAGCGCCTCATCAATTGTCGGGTTGACAGGAATGATGTCATAACCCGCATCCTGCATCGCTTTTGAAACCATATGAGACGTTCTATCCGGCCGGTCTGAAAGCCCGACTACCGCTATTCGCTTGCTTCTGTCAAGAATCTCTTTTATTTCCGCTTTGGTAGGGTTTTGCATCCTGTACCACTCCTTTTTTATCTATTTTACACGATCAAAATGAAAGAAATCAAAAGATGATGCATGTTTGTGTGGATTTGTAAGCAAACTTTACAAAAAACTTGTCATCAGATCATGACATCTCGTGTTAAAATAAAAAGAAGGGACTTTGAAAAAGGAGAAATGTAGATGTTAATTGCTTTATTGATTATTTTGGCCTACCTGATAGGCAGCATTCCATCTGGCTTAATTGTGGGCAAGCTTGCCAAGGGAATCGATATTCGGGAGCACGGCAGCGGCAACCTAGGCGCAACCAACGCATTCCGTACACTGGGCGTAAAAGCTGGTTCCGTCGTCATCGCCGGAGATATTTTAAAAGGGACGCTGGCAACTGCATTGCCTCATCTCATGCATGTTGATATTCATCCGCTTCTTGCAGGAGTGTTTGCAGTTTTAGGCCATGTGTTTCCTATCTTCGCCAAATTTAAAGGCGGCAAAGCCGTGGCAACGTCCGGAGGCGTTTTGCTATTTTACGCACCTTTGTTATTTATTACGATGGTCGCGGTATTTTTCATCTTTTTATACTTGACTAAATTTGTTTCCCTGTCATCGATGTTAACAGGGATCTATACTGTGATATATAGTCTCTTTGTCCATGACAAGTATTTATTGATTGTTGTTACCCTGCTCACTATTTTTGTGATATACAGACACCGGGCGAACATTAAACGAATTATCAATAAAACAGAACCTAAAGTAAAGTGGTTATAAACGTAAAAACCTTCTCTTTTGACACAGAATAGCCTAATACGTTTATAATAGAGAAAATTCAAATGAAGAACAAAGGGGTGTTCTGTTATGAATATGACAATTAAAGAAGACGCACTGAACTGGTATAAAGAAGAGCTTGATTTAGAAAGCGGAGACCAGGTTCGCTTTTTCGTCCGCTACGGCGGCTGCAGCAATGTACAAAAGGGATTTTCCCTCGGTGTGGCGAAAGATGCCCCACAAGAGGCTGGAGCCACTGCAGAAGCCGGCGGCATTACCTTCTTTATTGAAGAGAGTGATCTATGGTACTTCGATAACCACGACCTTCTAGTCAGCTACTCAGAGGACGCTGACGAACCGGTTTTTGAATACCAATAAAAAGGAACGCACATCACGTGCGTTCCTTTTTATATATATGAAATCTTTTAAGATGATCGGTCAGGTTCTCTTGTTCCAAGATATACTTCTGTGTTTCACCCAGCAAATCAAAGTGAGGAAATTCACTTTTTTTATGTATCCATTCTTTTTTTAAACCGTACGCCGCTCCCCATTGAATCAGCTTATCAATATCTGCACAGCCTGCTTTTGTCACAGTCTTTGCTTCCGGAAACCGGTCATCCAGCCAGTAATGTGTTAAAAATGCGATGTCTCCTCTTTTCACTGCTTGTTTCCACCGGTTGAGTTCCTCCCGCTTCACACCAAACGCCATTTTTCGTTCACTTCCCTATTTTCTGGCCTTTTCATATGCTGCGTGCCAATCAGGGAAAGCTTTACGAAACTGAATAGGCTTAAAGCTTTCTTTATCCACACAAATATGAGATGAGGTGGCTTCTATAGAAAGCTCACCGGCCGGATTATAAATATGATAACCATAGACGGTTTTAAACCCGTTGTATTCCTCTATCCATGTATGCACAACCGCGGTTTCTCCGTAATGAAGCGGCTTTTTATAGGAAATATTGATATCAACGACTGGTGAGAGGACGCCTCTCTTTTCCATATCACTGTACAAAAAGCCTAAATCTTTAATGAGAGCCGTTCTGCCGACCTCCATCCACACAAGATAATTTGCGTGATAGACAATCCCCATTTGATCTGTTTCTGCATAACGCACTTCTATTTCTTTTTTTGATACCTGCAAGATTACTCTGCTCCCTTAACGTCAATTTAGCCTCATTTTACCATAATCAAATCAGAAAGAAAAAAACCAGGTTTCCCTGGTTTTTATGAACGGTATCCGTTTTGTCTCGCTGCGGATTCGTCTTGAATTTCATTGCGAAACGCTTCAATGCTCTGTTCGCGTCTAGCGTTTTTTTCTTTGATGTGCTGCTTGTCTTCTCCTGAAGCAAATTCCATTGATGCTTCTGCTTCTTCCATGTTTTCGATTGTATTTTGAACCATATCCTGCAGTTTTTCTACATTATCAGAACGATCATCAGGATTAGGGTGCTGATATTGATTTTGGTTTTTTGTCATGTGGATGAACCTCCTAAATATATACTCGATTCGCGCTACTCGCCTTTTGTCTGCATGATGATCGGCTGCTGTCCGGACTTATCCTGCATTTTTTCCCCTTTATTGGCTCTATATTTTACAGGCTTCGTACCCAAGTGGCTTGGAGCAAATTGAGGCTGACCGTTTTTCTTGTTGTTTCCCATGTTTATCCCTCCTCAATAGATAGGATTCTCAAAAGGAGGGGTAAACATGAATACAATTTAAAGGTTATTTTTGCTTAAATCGCTGTTCAAGCTTTTCCTCAAGCTGATGTAAATACTCTGTATTGGTCATCAGCTCTTTTTTGTTTTCCATGACGAGCTCATGAAACGAACGCTTTCTCATCTTCTTCACTCTTCTCACCTCCGCATATTCATTTATTTTTTCCAATTCTGAAAACTTGTAAGCATGCCTGAACATAAAAAAACTGAATCTAATCAAGATCCAGTTTTTGTTTCATTTCTTTTTTTGTCATGGTGCCGATATGGATGTCTTGAATCATGCCATTTTCATCTAAGATATATGTTGTTGGGTATGACATCACGTTATAGTCAGCATTGATCCCTTTTTTATCAATCAGAATAGGAAATGTTAATTCATACGTATCAGCAAATGCCTGAACCTGTTTCACGCTTTTCTCAGCTGAAGTGAAATTAACCGCAACAACCGATAGTTCGTCAGCGTGTTCTTTTTGCAGCTGTTCCATCGCTGGCATTTCCTGACGGCAAGGTTTACACCAAGTTGCCCAAAAATTAAGGAGGACTTTTTTGCCTTTTGTGTCTTGTAAAGAGCTTCTCTCTCCTGATAACGTTTTCAAAGAAAAATTGGGTGCTTGCTGTCCCTCTTCAATTCCGACTTCTTTTTTGCTGTATGTTTGATACAAATTCCATCCCGTATAACCGGCAAGCATAATGAGCAAGATCCCTGCGAGCCATTTTTTCATCATATGCCACCTCCGCAGCACACTTTGTCATAAAAAGAAGAGAAAGCGACATGCCTTCTCTTCCTATCAATTCATTAGGACTGTTTCATTTTTTCACGAAGCACCATTTGCAGGATGCCGCCATGGCGATAGTAATCAATTTCAACTTCACTATCAAAGCGGACAAGCGCTTCAAATGTTTTTACATTTCCAGCTTCATCAATCGCTCTTACCGTAACGATATCACGAGGACGTACGCTTTCATCAACATCTACCTCGATCACTTCTTTACCGGTTAAGCCGAGAGTTTCCGCATTTTCACCTTGCTTAAACTGAAGCGGCAGCACACCCATGAATACGAGATTGCTTCTGTGAATTCTTTCAAAGCTCTCAGCAATGACCGTTCTGATGCCGAGAAGATTTGTTCCTTTTGCCGCCCAGTCACGCGAAGATCCCATACCGTAGTCTTTTCCAGCTAATACGACAAGACCGGTTTTATCTTCTTTGTATCTCATGCACGCATCATAGATTGATGTTACTTCACCAGTCGGCCAGTACGTTGTAAATCCGCCTTCGGTACCCGGCGCGATTTGGTTTTTGATGCGGATGTTGGCAAATGTTCCTCTCATCATGACTTCATGGTTTCCGCGGCGGGAGCCGTAGGAGTTAAAGTCACGAGGAGAAACCCCTTTCTCTTGCAAGTACTTACCGGCAGGCGTGTCTTTTCCGATTGCCCCCGCAGGAGAAATATGGTCCGTTGTGACGGAATCGCCAAATTTACCGACAACACGCATACCTTTCAATGGTTCAACCTTGCCTGGTTCAACAGACATTTCTTCGAAGAATGGCGGGTTCTGAATGTATGTTGACTCATTATCCCATTTATATAACGCTTCATCTGTCGTTTCAATCTCATTCCAGCGCTTGTTGTCGTCAAATACCGTTTCATACTCTTTGCGGAAGAGCTCAGGTGTCACAGTTTGCTTAACAAGTGAATTAATTTCGTCCATTGACGGCCAAATATCGTTAAAGTATACGTTTTGACCATCTTTGCCCACACCGATCGGATCGGTTTTCAGGTTAATATTCACCGTTCCAGCCAGCGCGTATGCCACAACAAGCGGCGGAGAAGCAAGATAGTTGCCTTTAACAAGCGGGTGAATACGTCCTTCAAAGTTACGGTTTCCGGATAGGACCGATGTAATCAGAAGATCGTTTTTCGCAACCGCTTCTTCGATTTCTGGTGAAAGCGGACCTGAGTTTCCGATACATGTTGTACATCCGTACCCAACCAGATTAAAACCAAGCTCTTTCATGTATGGAAGAAGGCCTGAATTCACAAGATATCCTGTAACGACTTTAGAACCCGGTGCAAGTGACGTTTTCACGTAATTAGGTACCTTAAGCCCTAATTCAACCGCTTTTTTCGCCACAAGTCCAGCTCCGATCAGAACGTACGGGTTTGATGTATTCGTACAGCTTGTAATTGCGGCAATGGCAATCGCACCCGTTTTCATCACTGTTTCTTCGCCGTTAAGGAGTTTAAACTGAATTTCTTTGTCTTCTTCTTCAGCTTGTAAACCGAATCCTTGGTTACCCGCAGGGCTGACCAAATGTTTTTTGAACGTTTCCTGCATAGCAGAAAGCGGGATTAAATCCTGAGGGCGCTTTGGACCTGATAAGTTTGCTTCAATTTGAGACAGGTCAATTTCAACCACATCAGTAAATTGAGGTTCTTCGGCATCTGGAGTGTAGAACAAGCCATTGCTTCTGCAGTATGCTTCGACGACATCAATATGTTCAGGATCGCGGCCTGTCAGGCGCATGTAGTTGAGCGCTTCTTCATCCACTGGGAAGAATCCGCATGTCGCCCCGTACTCCGGAGCCATGTTCGCAATTGTTGCACGGTCTGCAAGCGGCAATTCAGCAACTCCCGGTCCGAAGAATTCAACAAACTTGCCGACAACGCCTTTTTCACGCAGCACCTGTGTCACTTTTAACGCCAAGTCAGTAGCTGTTGTTCCGTTCGGAAGCTTTCCGACAAGTTTCGCGCCGATTACCTCAGGAACAGGGAAGTAAGAAGGCTGTCCAAGCATTCCCGCTTCAGCCTCAATTCCGCCGACACCCCATCCGAGAACACCGATACCGTTAATCATTGTTGTATGTGAATCTGTTCCGACAAGTGTATCAGGATACGTGACAAGCTCGCCGTCTTCTTCAATGGCATGGACGACACTTGCCAGGAACTCAAGGTTTACCTGGTGGACGATACCTGTTGCAGGCGGCACTGCCTGATAATTATTAAACGCTTTCTTCGCCCAGCTCAAAAATTTGTAGCGCTCTGCATTTCTTTCGAATTCCAAGTCCATGTTAATCGCTAACGCATCTTCCGTGCCGGCTTTATCAACCTGTACAGAGTGGTCGATAACAAGATCAACAGGAATTTCAGGATTGATTTTATCAGGATCTCCCCCGACGGCTGCCATCGCTTTACGCAGTGAAGCTAGGTCTACTACTGCCGGAACCCCTGTAAAGTCTTGTAAAATAACACGAGATGGTTTAAACGGAACGTCGATTTCCTTTAATTCGGCAGTTCCCCATTTTGCCAAATTTTCCACATGTTCTTTTTTGATCACGAATCCGTCAACTTGACGCAAAACAGATTCTAAAAGAACTTTGATGGAATAAGGAAGCTTCGAAACCTTCCCGACCCCTGCATCTTCCAGTGCTTTTAAAGAGTAATAATGATATGTTTTCCCATTTGTAGTAAACGTTTTTCTCGCTTGGAAAACGTCTTTTGCCGCAGTTTTTTGCTCGTTTGCCATTCTCCAAAATCCCCCTTCAGATCAGATCATTCTCAGATGAACGTAAATTCCATCACAATTTTCTCACAATTTCATATTAAAACAAAATCATACATAAGTAAATATCAATGTTTTTATTAAATACAATAAGTTGGCCTTATCGGCCAAATGTACCGGTAATTATTGCTGTTTATGATCTCTCATAGAACGCAACAAAAGAAGCCATATTATGACGGAGGTGATAATGGTGGTCAAAAGAAAAGCGAATCACGTCATTAACGGAATGAATGACGCTAAAAGCCAAGGCAAAGGCGCCGGCTACGTCGAAAACGACCAGCTTGTACTGACTGAAGCGGAACGCCAAAATAATAAGAAAAGAAAAACCAATCAATAACAACGAACTCTTTTCAGGAGGTTCTCATTTTATGACCAATAAAAATACTAGTAAAGATATGCATAAGAACGCCCCTAAAGGACACAATCCAGGCCAGCCGGAGCCGCTTAGCGGAAGCAAAAAAGTGAAGAACCGGAACCATACCAGACAGAAGCACAATTCAAGCCACGATATGTAAAAAAAGCAGACCTCAGTGTCTGTTTTTTTATGTGTTCACCCATTTCTGATCCGCCGCATATGATGGAAAGCAAGGTTGATATGTGGAGGAATGCTTCCATGACCCATTCGAAACGTAATGACGCTAATGATTTCGATAGTATGGATGAATGGCTTCGGCTATTCTTTGAAGACCCCTTCGCCTGGTACGACGAAACATTGCCTATTGATTTATATGAAACAAGTCAGCAATATATTATTGAAGCGGATTTGACTTTCTTGCAGCCAACACAAGTAACCATTACCTTGTCTGGATGCGAGTTCATCTTAAAGGTTAAATCGTCAGGACAGACCTTTGAAAAACAAATGGTGCTTCCTTTTTATCTAAATGACAAAACCATTCAAACTGAATGCGAAAACCAAATACTCACAGTTGCCGTTAATAAAGAAACAGAAAAGGATTCTTCTTTTTCTCTTCAATTTCCTCTTAGCTAACATAAAAAGTCACTTTCATCCCCTATTATGAAAGTGACTTTTTTCCGTCCGTTTATCGTCAAATACCCTCTAGTGCCTCTCCCATGGCCAAATAGCAGATTCACTATACAATAGAGTATGATCTACTATCTCTTTTGACTAGACGTCTATCACTTTTTTCTATTCTTTTTTTC
The Bacillus vallismortis genome window above contains:
- the acnA gene encoding aconitate hydratase AcnA, which translates into the protein MANEQKTAAKDVFQARKTFTTNGKTYHYYSLKALEDAGVGKVSKLPYSIKVLLESVLRQVDGFVIKKEHVENLAKWGTAELKEIDVPFKPSRVILQDFTGVPAVVDLASLRKAMAAVGGDPDKINPEIPVDLVIDHSVQVDKAGTEDALAINMDLEFERNAERYKFLSWAKKAFNNYQAVPPATGIVHQVNLEFLASVVHAIEEDGELVTYPDTLVGTDSHTTMINGIGVLGWGVGGIEAEAGMLGQPSYFPVPEVIGAKLVGKLPNGTTATDLALKVTQVLREKGVVGKFVEFFGPGVAELPLADRATIANMAPEYGATCGFFPVDEEALNYMRLTGRDPEHIDVVEAYCRSNGLFYTPDAEEPQFTDVVEIDLSQIEANLSGPKRPQDLIPLSAMQETFKKHLVSPAGNQGFGLQAEEEDKEIQFKLLNGEETVMKTGAIAIAAITSCTNTSNPYVLIGAGLVAKKAVELGLKVPNYVKTSLAPGSKVVTGYLVNSGLLPYMKELGFNLVGYGCTTCIGNSGPLSPEIEEAVAKNDLLITSVLSGNRNFEGRIHPLVKGNYLASPPLVVAYALAGTVNINLKTDPIGVGKDGQNVYFNDIWPSMDEINSLVKQTVTPELFRKEYETVFDDNKRWNEIETTDEALYKWDNESTYIQNPPFFEEMSVEPGKVEPLKGMRVVGKFGDSVTTDHISPAGAIGKDTPAGKYLQEKGVSPRDFNSYGSRRGNHEVMMRGTFANIRIKNQIAPGTEGGFTTYWPTGEVTSIYDACMRYKEDKTGLVVLAGKDYGMGSSRDWAAKGTNLLGIRTVIAESFERIHRSNLVFMGVLPLQFKQGENAETLGLTGKEVIEVDVDESVRPRDIVTVRAIDEAGNVKTFEALVRFDSEVEIDYYRHGGILQMVLREKMKQS
- a CDS encoding small acid-soluble spore protein P, with amino-acid sequence MTNKNTSKDMHKNAPKGHNPGQPEPLSGSKKVKNRNHTRQKHNSSHDM
- the cotM gene encoding outer spore coat protein CotM yields the protein MWRNASMTHSKRNDANDFDSMDEWLRLFFEDPFAWYDETLPIDLYETSQQYIIEADLTFLQPTQVTITLSGCEFILKVKSSGQTFEKQMVLPFYLNDKTIQTECENQILTVAVNKETEKDSSFSLQFPLS
- the sspO gene encoding acid-soluble spore protein SspO — translated: MVKRKANHVINGMNDAKSQGKGAGYVENDQLVLTEAERQNNKKRKTNQ